A section of the Citrus sinensis cultivar Valencia sweet orange chromosome 8, DVS_A1.0, whole genome shotgun sequence genome encodes:
- the LOC102616829 gene encoding uncharacterized protein LOC102616829, which yields MDGKREMSSSFSFTADLFGTKKSPPSSSTGIFASILSPPSTAMGRNSSNSEILGSWQEQPAGNQAWNTKQGTPALHTESASCNIPNKDKSYIFKEERAEPCHLSSSLYYGGQDIYSHSLDTRTPASYPLFKKDGEDDDSDNSNGASRGNWWQGSLYY from the exons ATGGATGGGAAGAGAGAAATGtcttcttctttctcatttACTGCTGATCTTTTTGGCACCAAGAAGTCACCACCATCATCATCTACAGGGATTTTTGCATCCATTTTGTCACCTCCATCAACG GCCATGGGAAGGAACTCCTcaaattctgaaattttagGATCTTGGCAGGAACAGCCTGCAGGAAACCAAGCCTGGAACACCAAACAAGGAACTCCAG CTCTGCATACTGAGAGTGCAAGCTGTAACATACCCAACAAGGATAAGAGTTATATTTTTAAGGAAGAAAGAGCAGAACCATGCCATCTAAGCTCGTCTCTTTATTACGGTGGGCAAGACATCTATTCCCATTCTCTGGACACCCGTACCCCTGCATCCTACCCTTTG TTTAAGAAAGATGGGGAAGATGATGACAGCGACAACTCAAATGGTGCCTCTAGAGGAAACTGGTGGCAAG GTTCCCTCTATTATTAG
- the LOC102617720 gene encoding glutathione S-transferase U7-like, translating to MAEEEVKLYGTWVSPFSRRIELALKLKGVPFEYIGVDLSNKSPELLKYNPIHKKIPVLVHNGKSIVESLIILEYIDDTWKNNPILPRDPHQRAVARFWAKFIDEKLLATGMKASLAEGKEKELLNEEILEQMKLLENELNGKDFFGGEAIGLVDIVATVVAFWFPVSHEVLGVEVITQEKFPVLLKWIGKLQEIDVVSQSRPPREKHVAHVRARMEGLNSGSK from the exons ATGGCTGAAGAAGAAGTGAAGCTCTATGGCACATGGGTAAGCCCTTTTAGTCGCAGAATCGAGCTTGCACTGAAACTGAAAGGGGTTCCGTTTGAGTACATAGGAGTAGATCTGTCCAACAAGAGTCCTGAACTTCTGAAATACAATCCAATTCACAAGAAAATCCCAGTGCTTGTACACAATGGCAAATCAATTGTTGAATCTCTAATCATTCTCGAGTACATCGACGACACGTGGAAGAATAATCCTATTTTGCCTCGAGATCCTCATCAAAGAGCCGTGGCTCGCTTCTGGGCTAAGTTCATCGACGAAAAG CTGTTGGCAACAGGAATGAAGGCCAGTTTAGCTGAAGGGAAGGAGAAAGAGCTGTTGAATGAAGAAATACTTGAGCAGATGAAATTGCTGGAGAATGAACTCAATGGAAAAGACTTCTTTGGAGGTGAGGCGATTGGGCTTGTTGACATTGTTGCAACTGTGGTCGCATTTTGGTTCCCAGTAAGCCATGAAGTTCTTGGAGTAGAAGTAATCACTCAGGAAAAGTTTCCAGTTTTACTCAAATGGATTGGGAAGCTTCAAGAGATTGATGTGGTGAGCCAAAGCCGACCTCCAAGAGAGAAGCATGTTGCTCATGTTAGAGCTCGCATGGAAGGCCTCAATTCAGGTTCAAAGTAA
- the LOC107178367 gene encoding uncharacterized protein LOC107178367, whose protein sequence is MSHSNFNNFLSSTPRLHCLQHLITNKKKSFGFIKPANVLHVSYIPSHFQLLKKMANVMPHRKLSTTTIHIMALDGIIHVNSLFTLGLFLGLTLYPDPAATLVSGSCSAGLAIAENLVSCHVYSFSSFLFSSLIASALKQAIKIANGNREYEERGLSMTILRVNLMVLRFGILVSAVGSVFGCGFLTMALVNMVQIKLGVLGCKSFHTLAAISPLVTLVPLALAIYVGLVLYAFSR, encoded by the coding sequence ATGTCCcattcaaattttaacaaCTTTCTATCTTCAACGCCACGCCTGCATTGCTTGCAACATCTTAtaactaacaaaaaaaaaagctttggTTTTATAAAACCAGCAAACGTGTTGCACGTTTCTTACATTCCTTCCCACTTTCAGCTCCTCAAAAAAATGGCCAATGTAATGCCACATCGGAAATTAAGCACCACCACCATCCACATTATGGCATTAGATGGCATCATTCACGTTAATTCGTTGTTCACGTTAGGACTCTTCCTCGGCCTAACGTTGTATCCTGATCCCGCCGCCACCCTCGTCTCCGGTTCATGTTCCGCAGGGCTCGCCATTGCTGAGAACTTAGTCTCATGCCACGTGTACTCCTTCAGCTCCTTCCTCTTCTCTAGCCTCATTGCCTCAGCTCTAAAACAAGCCATCAAGATTGCTAATGGTAACAGAGAATATGAAGAACGCGGCCTTAGTATGACTATTCTGCGTGTGAACCTAATGGTTTTACGCTTTGGGATACTCGTTTCTGCTGTCGGGTCGGTCTTCGGATGCGGGTTCTTGACGATGGCACTGGTGAATATGGTTCAAATTAAGTTGGGGGTCTTGGGTTGCAAGAGTTTTCACACTTTGGCTGCAATATCTCCTCTCGTGACTTTAGTCCCTTTGGCACTTGCTATTTATGTTGGCCTAGTGCTTTATGCCTTCTCTCgttaa
- the LOC102619641 gene encoding uncharacterized protein LOC102619641, translating into MAREQVLIFSFRSFCCVFFVLSAFSFISFLYWCHCSGPCYSQNQIMTQKQDKFIDLLWFPSAWNHLSFPSNPPLKLLKIALFVKKWPHRSHAGGLERHALTLHLALAKRGHELHIFTASCLNCSFPTYPISSLYFHLSKPTAAGYLDQSIVWQQLQTQNSTGKPFDVIHTESVGLRHTRARNLTNVVVSWHGIAYETIHSDIIQELLRTPEEPQAYALAERASKVIEEVKFFPKYAHHVATSDHCGDVLKRIYMIPEERVHVILNGVDEEVFKPDVAVGKDFKKKFGIPENRSLVLGMAGRLVKDKGHPLMFEALKQLLAENDTFRRSTVFLVAGDGPWGARYRDLGTNVIVLGPLDQTRLAMFYNAIDIFVNPTLRAQGLDHTVLEAMLSGKPLMATRLASIVGSVIVGTDMGYLFSPQVESVKKALYGIWADGREVLEKKGLVARKRGLNLFTATKMAAAYERLFLCISNDEKNGENNCKYQSPLI; encoded by the coding sequence ATGGCGAGGGAGCAAGTACTGATCTTCAGCTTTCGTTCTTTCTGTTGCGTCTTTTTTGTTCTCTCTgcattttcattcatttcatttctatATTGGTGTCATTGCTCTGGTCCATGCTATTCCCAGAACCAAATAATGACTCAGAAACAAGATAAATTCATTGATCTTCTTTGGTTCCCCTCTGCCTGGAACCATCTTTCTTTTCCCTCAAACCCGCCGTTAAAGCTTCTTAAAATTGCACTTTTTGTCAAGAAATGGCCTCATAGATCTCATGCTGGAGGGCTTGAACGGCACGCCTTGACCCTCCATCTTGCCCTTGCCAAAAGAGGGCATGAGCTCCATATCTTCACTGCCTCTTGCTTAAACTGCTCTTTCCCAACATATCCAATAAGTAGTCTGTATTTTCACCTCTCAAAACCAACTGCTGCTGGTTATCTAGACCAGTCCATAGTCTGGCAGCAATTACAAACCCAAAATTCAACTGGGAAACCCTTTGATGTGATCCACACCGAAAGCGTTGGGCTTAGGCACACACGAGCTAGGAATCTAACCAACGTGGTAGTTTCTTGGCATGGAATTGCTTACGAAACAATTCATTCTGACATAATTCAAGAGCTTCTGAGAACTCCTGAGGAACCACAAGCATACGCATTGGCTGAAAGAGCCAGTAAAGTTATCGAAGAGGTGAAGTTTTTCCCAAAGTATGCTCACCATGTTGCTACAAGTGATCACTGTGGAGATGTCTTGAAAAGGATTTATATGATCCCAGAAGAACGAGTTCATGTCATTCTCAATGGCGTGGATGAAGAGGTTTTCAAGCCAGATGTTGCCGTGGGGAAggatttcaaaaagaaatttgggatCCCAGAAAATAGATCATTGGTTTTGGGAATGGCTGGGAGGCTGGTGAAGGATAAAGGACACCCTCTAATGTTTGAAGCTCTAAAGCAACTCCTCGCGGAGAATGATACATTCCGTAGAAGCACTGTTTTTCTAGTTGCTGGAGATGGTCCTTGGGGTGCTAGATACAGAGATCTTGGGACCAATGTAATTGTTTTGGGACCGTTGGATCAAACTCGATTGGCAATGTTTTATAATGCGATAGATATTTTTGTGAATCCTACTCTTCGAGCTCAAGGATTGGACCATACTGTGTTGGAAGCAATGCTTTCTGGTAAACCACTGATGGCGACAAGACTTGCCAGCATTGTAGGATCAGTAATTGTTGGCACAGATATGGGTTATTTATTTTCACCTCAAGTAGAATCCGTAAAGAAAGCTCTGTATGGGATATGGGCAGATGGCAGGGAAGTTTTAGAAAAGAAAGGTCTGGTTGCTAGGAAGAGAGGGCTAAACTTGTTCACTGCCACGAAAATGGCAGCTGCCTATGAAAGGCTATTTCTTTGCATATCAAATGATGAGAAGAATGGGGAAAACAATTGCAAGTACCAGTCTccattaatttag